From a region of the Thiomicrorhabdus sp. genome:
- a CDS encoding dihydroorotate dehydrogenase, producing MVDLSVDICGIHFNSPVAMASGNAGYGIEYQAVSGFSNRDVGAVFLKGTTLEPKLGNKPERVMESPSGLLNSIGLQNPGAKVVIEEYLPKLDLSQSQFIINVSGSSIEEYAEVVGLFNETELPAIEVNISCPNVKKGGAAFGNDPDMAARVVEACRAKTTKPLIVKLSPNQTDIAEGARRVIDAGADALSAINTLMGMQIDVNTRKPTLGNNQGGLSGPAIKPVALLKVHQVYQVAKQHNIPIIGLGGIASAEDAIEFFLAGASMVAIGTAVAKDPLLVKKVNKGIAQYMKANGFTSVAQMTGQLELNTDTVLCGAV from the coding sequence GTGGTTGATTTATCAGTTGATATTTGCGGTATTCATTTCAATTCCCCTGTCGCTATGGCATCGGGGAACGCCGGTTATGGCATAGAATACCAGGCTGTTTCAGGGTTTTCCAATAGAGATGTGGGTGCGGTGTTTTTAAAAGGCACAACATTAGAGCCGAAATTGGGTAATAAACCTGAGCGAGTAATGGAATCACCCAGTGGGTTATTAAACTCAATTGGACTGCAAAACCCGGGTGCAAAAGTCGTGATTGAAGAGTATTTGCCTAAACTGGATTTAAGTCAGTCTCAGTTTATTATTAATGTCTCTGGTTCTAGTATTGAAGAATATGCCGAAGTGGTTGGTTTATTCAACGAAACTGAATTGCCTGCAATAGAAGTTAATATCTCTTGCCCTAATGTAAAAAAGGGTGGAGCCGCTTTTGGTAATGATCCTGATATGGCTGCAAGAGTGGTTGAGGCTTGCAGAGCAAAAACAACTAAACCCTTAATTGTAAAATTATCGCCTAACCAAACCGACATTGCTGAAGGGGCACGCCGTGTTATAGACGCGGGTGCAGATGCATTATCAGCAATTAATACCTTAATGGGAATGCAAATTGATGTGAATACACGCAAACCTACGTTGGGAAATAACCAAGGTGGTTTATCAGGGCCTGCAATAAAGCCAGTGGCATTATTAAAAGTTCACCAAGTCTATCAGGTTGCCAAACAACATAATATTCCAATTATTGGTTTAGGTGGAATTGCCAGTGCTGAAGATGCCATTGAGTTTTTCTTGGCGGGAGCTTCAATGGTCGCAATTGGAACAGCCGTGGCTAAAGACCCTTTGTTGGTAAAAAAAGTGAATAAAGGTATTGCTCAATATATGAAAGCCAATGGGTTTACCTCAGTAGCACAGATGACAGGCCAATTAGAATTAAATACCGACACGGTTCTGTGTGGAGCTGTTTAA
- the tyrS gene encoding tyrosine--tRNA ligase produces MKSVQEQLAIIKRGAEEILVEKELIEKLESGKPLRVKAGFDPTAPDLHLGHTVLINKLKQLQDLGHEVLFLIGDFTAMIGDPTGKSVTRPPLTAEEVAKNAETYKEQVFKILDPAKTKVVFNSEWMSKLSAADMIQLAGKMTVARMLERNDFGDRYAANTPIAIHEFLYPLVQGYDSVALDADIELGGTDQKFNLLMGRTLQGHYGKPQQCTLTMPILEGLDGVQKMSKSLNNYIGIKDEPNDMFGKVMSVSDELMWRYYELLSFESIETIERLKEAIANGENPRNVKVKLALELISRFHSEEAAQGALKDFETKFSKNAIPDDIEEMTINGEMPLANLLKEAGLVGSTSDGHRMTKQGAVKINGEKVDDSRQIMPIGTTAVYQVGKRKFAKITID; encoded by the coding sequence ATGAAATCAGTTCAAGAACAATTAGCGATTATAAAACGCGGTGCAGAAGAAATTCTGGTAGAAAAAGAATTAATTGAAAAGCTGGAAAGTGGCAAGCCTCTTCGTGTAAAAGCGGGTTTTGATCCTACTGCGCCAGATTTACACCTAGGACATACAGTTCTTATTAATAAGTTAAAGCAACTTCAAGATTTAGGTCACGAGGTGCTTTTCTTAATTGGTGACTTTACGGCAATGATTGGTGATCCAACCGGTAAAAGTGTCACTCGTCCTCCGTTAACGGCAGAAGAAGTCGCTAAAAATGCCGAGACTTATAAAGAGCAAGTGTTCAAAATTCTTGATCCCGCTAAAACTAAAGTTGTGTTTAACTCTGAGTGGATGTCTAAGTTATCTGCTGCTGATATGATTCAGCTAGCGGGTAAAATGACGGTGGCGAGAATGTTAGAGCGTAATGATTTTGGTGATCGTTATGCTGCTAATACGCCGATTGCCATTCATGAGTTTTTATATCCGTTGGTTCAGGGTTATGATTCAGTTGCATTGGATGCGGATATTGAATTAGGTGGAACAGATCAAAAGTTCAATCTATTAATGGGTCGTACTTTACAAGGTCATTATGGTAAGCCTCAGCAATGTACCTTAACTATGCCAATTCTTGAAGGTTTGGATGGTGTGCAAAAAATGTCCAAGTCCTTAAATAACTACATCGGTATTAAAGATGAACCAAACGATATGTTTGGTAAAGTCATGTCTGTTTCAGATGAGTTAATGTGGCGTTATTATGAATTGCTAAGTTTTGAATCAATTGAAACTATTGAAAGACTTAAAGAAGCAATTGCAAATGGTGAAAACCCACGTAATGTCAAAGTAAAATTGGCTTTAGAATTGATTTCACGTTTCCATTCAGAGGAAGCTGCTCAAGGTGCTTTAAAAGATTTTGAAACTAAGTTTTCAAAAAATGCGATTCCTGATGATATAGAGGAAATGACTATTAATGGTGAAATGCCATTGGCGAATTTATTAAAAGAAGCTGGTTTAGTTGGTTCGACTTCTGATGGTCACAGAATGACTAAGCAAGGTGCTGTTAAAATTAATGGTGAGAAAGTTGATGATAGTCGTCAAATTATGCCTATTGGGACTACGGCTGTTTATCAAGTAGGTAAGCGTAAGTTTGCCAAAATTACTATTGATTAA
- a CDS encoding type III pantothenate kinase: MLKLFLDVGNSFVKWATVLDNTYEVHEAVSFEQIETEGLSCFDVVKSPDVVYFSSVGDAHRVDELKLAIQEHWQVFPIQLTAQKQCCGLTSGYTDFNQLGDDRWFAMQGALGIYSDPVIVVDAGTALTIDAIQDGQHLGGFIVPGLYTMRVSLAKNTQNLSLFNDVETVDSERKDNLLATNTAEGILGGTLYMTVSFINQVVFDLNNQLKTQFKLIITGGDARKICSLIDYEFDYVPDLVLQGMVNIEESIKKE, from the coding sequence ATGCTTAAACTTTTTTTAGACGTTGGTAATAGCTTTGTTAAATGGGCAACCGTTCTTGATAATACTTATGAAGTTCATGAGGCAGTCTCTTTCGAACAAATTGAAACCGAAGGTCTGTCATGCTTTGATGTCGTTAAGAGTCCTGATGTAGTCTATTTTTCTAGTGTTGGTGATGCACATCGGGTTGATGAATTGAAGTTGGCTATTCAGGAGCATTGGCAAGTCTTTCCTATTCAGCTTACGGCACAGAAGCAATGCTGCGGATTGACTTCTGGTTACACTGATTTTAATCAATTGGGTGATGATCGCTGGTTTGCGATGCAAGGAGCTTTGGGTATTTATTCAGATCCTGTAATAGTGGTTGATGCTGGTACCGCGTTGACAATTGATGCTATTCAGGATGGTCAACACTTAGGTGGATTTATCGTACCGGGTTTATATACAATGCGGGTTTCTTTAGCTAAAAATACACAAAACCTATCTTTGTTTAATGATGTTGAGACGGTTGATAGTGAGCGTAAAGACAATCTACTTGCTACAAATACTGCTGAAGGGATTTTAGGCGGTACTTTATATATGACAGTGTCATTTATTAATCAGGTTGTATTCGATTTAAATAACCAACTAAAAACCCAGTTCAAATTGATTATTACAGGTGGTGATGCACGCAAAATTTGTAGTTTAATTGACTATGAATTTGATTACGTTCCAGACCTAGTTTTGCAAGGAATGGTCAACATTGAAGAAAGTATAAAAAAAGAATAA
- the fabA gene encoding 3-hydroxyacyl-[acyl-carrier-protein] dehydratase FabA: MEQQSSYTKEELLSSGRGELFGPGNAQLPLPPMLMMDRITHISEEGGAYGKGQIRAELDITKDLWFFECHFNEDPVMPGCLGLDAMWQLIGFFLGWTGGPGRGRALGSGEVKFYGQVLPTAKKVEYVIDMKRVIKRKLYMGLGDAKMFVDGREIYSASDLKVGLFTNTDSF; the protein is encoded by the coding sequence ATGGAACAACAGTCTAGTTATACAAAAGAAGAACTTTTATCTAGTGGTCGTGGAGAACTCTTTGGCCCTGGCAATGCACAATTGCCTCTTCCACCTATGTTAATGATGGATCGTATTACCCACATCTCGGAAGAGGGTGGTGCTTATGGTAAAGGTCAAATTCGTGCAGAACTAGATATTACAAAAGACCTTTGGTTTTTTGAGTGTCATTTTAATGAAGATCCTGTAATGCCAGGTTGTTTAGGTTTGGATGCCATGTGGCAACTTATCGGATTCTTTTTAGGATGGACAGGCGGGCCTGGTAGAGGCCGAGCTTTGGGTTCTGGTGAAGTAAAGTTTTATGGTCAGGTATTACCTACAGCCAAAAAAGTAGAATATGTTATTGATATGAAACGTGTCATAAAACGTAAACTTTATATGGGGTTAGGTGATGCTAAGATGTTTGTCGATGGACGTGAAATTTATAGTGCATCTGACCTTAAGGTTGGTCTATTTACTAATACGGATAGTTTTTAA
- the fabB gene encoding beta-ketoacyl-ACP synthase I, giving the protein MKRVVITGIGIVSSLGNNSDEVLKSLYEGKSGIVFAPEYAENGLRSQVHGAVKNLDFKEHIDRKQLRFMGDAAAYSYIAMQQAVADSGLSEDQISNPRTGLIAGSGGGSNSNSTQAVEIAREKGVKRVGPYMVTRTMGSTVSACLATPFKIKGINYSISSACSTSAHCIGTAVEQIQLGKQDVVFAGGGEELHWTMSVLFDAMGALSTKYNDTPEKASRAYDADRDGFVIAGGGGMVVVEELEHALARGAKIYAEITGYGANSDGYDMVAPSGEGAVRCMQMALETVDGDVDYINPHGTSTPVGDTKEAAAIREVFGSKIPKISSTKSMSGHSLGAAGVHEFIYSLLMLENDFICPSINIENLDSECEGMPIVTKRIDNAGLNRIMSNSFGFGGTNASVVLERYKA; this is encoded by the coding sequence ATGAAAAGAGTTGTTATTACAGGTATTGGGATTGTTTCAAGTTTAGGAAATAATTCAGACGAAGTTTTAAAGTCTTTGTATGAAGGCAAATCAGGTATTGTGTTTGCCCCTGAATACGCTGAAAACGGATTACGTTCACAAGTACATGGCGCCGTCAAAAACCTGGACTTTAAAGAACATATTGACCGTAAGCAACTTCGCTTTATGGGAGATGCTGCAGCTTATTCTTATATTGCTATGCAACAAGCAGTTGCTGACTCTGGTTTAAGTGAAGATCAAATTTCTAATCCTAGAACAGGTTTAATTGCAGGTTCTGGTGGGGGATCAAACTCTAACTCAACTCAAGCAGTAGAAATTGCACGTGAAAAGGGTGTAAAACGCGTTGGACCTTATATGGTTACTCGTACTATGGGTTCGACTGTTTCAGCCTGTTTAGCGACGCCTTTTAAAATTAAAGGGATTAACTATTCAATAAGTTCAGCTTGTTCAACATCAGCTCATTGTATTGGTACGGCTGTAGAGCAAATTCAACTTGGTAAACAAGATGTTGTTTTTGCTGGTGGTGGAGAAGAGCTTCATTGGACAATGTCTGTATTGTTTGATGCAATGGGTGCTTTATCGACTAAGTATAACGATACTCCTGAAAAAGCTTCACGTGCTTACGATGCTGACCGTGACGGTTTTGTTATTGCCGGTGGTGGTGGTATGGTTGTAGTTGAAGAACTAGAGCATGCTTTAGCACGTGGTGCAAAGATTTACGCTGAAATTACTGGTTACGGTGCTAACTCTGATGGTTACGATATGGTTGCTCCTTCTGGTGAAGGTGCAGTACGTTGTATGCAGATGGCATTAGAAACCGTTGATGGTGATGTTGATTATATCAACCCACACGGAACGTCAACTCCTGTGGGTGATACCAAAGAGGCTGCTGCCATTCGTGAAGTATTTGGTTCTAAGATCCCTAAAATAAGTTCAACTAAATCAATGTCTGGTCACTCTTTAGGTGCGGCAGGTGTTCATGAATTTATTTATAGTTTGTTAATGTTGGAGAATGACTTCATTTGTCCTTCTATTAATATTGAAAACCTAGACTCTGAATGCGAAGGAATGCCGATTGTTACTAAGCGAATTGATAATGCAGGTTTAAACCGTATTATGAGTAATAGTTTTGGTTTTGGTGGTACAAATGCTTCTGTGGTGTTAGAACGCTATAAAGCTTAA